Below is a genomic region from Epinephelus moara isolate mb chromosome 9, YSFRI_EMoa_1.0, whole genome shotgun sequence.
ttcaTGCACACTCTTatcgtgacggcccaccagtacatggagacatgaaatacttttcagtgtatgtaatattcatgtATGTGCAAATGAAGGAGACATAAGAATACATGACATGTGTTAAGAATAGCATACAGACCTAAGTATACACCATCTGTGGGTGGACCCATCCTATCCTGACCCTGCATACAGTGACACGACAACAGGCGAAAGTGAAAGCATCACAGACGGATCACAAATGGCTAAAATAACGTAATGTGACCTTGATGACAACTTCACATTATGTGTCGAATGAAGGACGGTTAAATTATGAGGCAAAATCACGCTGACTGACGCAGCCCTGTAGCTACTGCACAGCAAACTGACAGCTGTCATTGCTAATTATTAGCTCTCAGTTTCATCTGCCGagctctgtctttgtcttcatTCGGCATCCGCACATTGGTAAAGTGTCTGTGTATGTAGACCTGCTCGCTTTGATATGAATGGATACCGCGCCGGAGAACCACACATTCAGAAATCAGtgttagctagcatgctaactgctaacatctcTGCAACTGATGCAATACGCAGGGCACACATGTCTTTGggagctagctaactagctggTTAGCTCCGGCTAGCTATTTTTTCCTTACCCACTGAGACCTGTTCCACACCTTTCGTTATCTCCGTCGCCATGTCAGTCCAGGAGCTACGACAGTCCGCTGAGGACGGGaagctaaatattttttattcagaTAAGTTTAAATGCGACCCCAGACGCTGCCGCCGGTGGTGTCTCCTCCGCTGCGGAAATGCAACTTTACGTCAGCCCAGCCGCAGGGGGTGGGTCCTTTTTTCTGTCGGCACACTAGATCAACGCTGATTGGACAGCGCTGATACGTCACTTCCACAACAGCTAATCTGATTGGTGGTGCTTCTTGTCAGTCACGCGGCTGGCCAATTAAAACAAGCTAACCCGTCAATCAGCACAAACGACTCCGCTTGAGACAAAatgattaatttgttttttaaataaaacagactttGTGCGACTTTAACTCCGGATAATATAGAGGCCTCtgaaaggattttttttgttaattttgctTATTCCTGTTGTTCCTAAAATGTCAGCAATATTCCCTGGTAATGATTTTCTTCACAAATAATTCAAATTCAAAGTAGATCCTTCTGGGGAAGTTGAAACCATTGaccatgtattttttaaatgtccacATGTGAATTTATTATGGTCTGATACTCAcaactgtcattaaaaatggataatattcaaatacattcatatatatttttaatggaCAACCTGGATGCAAacgtttcattcattcagtcatttaacTCATGACCATGACTCACATGGTATGGAGCACAAATAGTCCTGGtaacaaaactaaaacaaatatATCACTTAAACAAAGGAGGGACGCTCTTCAAAAATGCACCTAGTTTACAGATAACTTTTAAATTATTAGAttgtaataataaaattaatttaaacattgaTGGACAAGTTACATAATATTTTGGCGGATATCTTTGTCTGAAGTTCATGATACATACATTCGTACATTCAAACAGAATGTGAAACTCATCACCAAGACGATTATCATTACATGAATTACAGAACCTCTGGCTTCTGTCCAGCCCTTTATATCTTACACTGACTTTTGGGATTCTGGTGTTATTCACCCTAAAATTACAAATGGCCTGTCTAAGCTTCTGATTTTGACACAGTAAGTACTTTTCTAATTTAAACTCTTGTTTAAACTCTACATAAATATCACAAGATGTCATACTATTAAGTTCACTTTGCCATTTTTGCAGAAACTGGTCTTTCATCCTCTGCTCAACCGTTAGTTTCAACCAGTCAGTGTTACTACATTTTTGAGAGCGCCAAAGGAAAGATAAACCACAGTCATCCAATATCTGCTCCACTTGCAGAATCCATGGTGACACAAATACACCTGAGTTATGCAGTCTAAGCAAACAAGTATACATTATTCTATGCAGTCTACTTTCTTTGCCTTCTATCAGCCTTCCCCAATAACCAATGACTCTCTTTTTAACTGCAGTACAAAGTGGACACCTCCCCAACTCACcataaaacacattattacatgTTGTTGTCTTAACTTTCAGGATTTATTTCAGGAATTTGAGATGTAATTTTTCAAGTGAATCAAATTTTTCAGACCCCCAGACCTCACATGCATATAACATGACTGGTGAAACCAACTTGTCAAAGAGATCGAGTGTGACATCTACAGGTAAGTCATATGTTCTACTTCTACAAAGGAGGGCATACATGGCACGGGACGCTTGCTTATACAACTCATCAATAGCAATTTTGAATGATCCATTATGGATCTCATAGTAATCCCAAGATATTTTAAACAATGAACAACCTCTAAATTTTTTTCCTTTGCAAACAAACCTAAATTTGCTAGCATCAACTTTTCTAGATCCAAATACTGTTTTGGGTAAATACCACAGTCATACTTTGAAGTGGAAAGTATGTACTCCCTCACTGTGTTTATAAATATTTGACACCTACTTTTGGTCGCTTGTATATATGGAAAAATTGAATAGTAAAGCCAAAAAAACTGAGATATGCATCGTCGTGATAAATGTTCtcactattttgagatattaactcaTCATATTGAGATTCTAACTCTTGTTTTGAAaacatttctcattattttgagagagtttcttattattttaagatactaagtcGTATTTCGAATAACTTGCTAACTATGATAGGCTCTCGTTTTCATTCCACTGCCGCAAATGAGCTTTTTCCATATTGAGACAAAGCTGTTAAtacataacattaaaaaaatgtgatgcaaaacTAGAAAAAATCCAACacaaattaagaaataaaactGATCATGTTGAATATGTATGCAATACTGTAAACAGCGTTTTTCATTCAGTGATGTTTAAAGGTATTTGGGAAGGGAAGGGCGTCAGtgtgaaaatattaattaagtCAGAAAAGGCTTTGATATCTATTTAatgtttgatttattgatttattaaaatgctgtgATAAAGACGAGGCGTATAGTGctgcaacaacacaaacatacatcCAACAGAAGAACATTACAGACTACACAACAAGTTAGAAGCTCAATAATCACAACAAATTTGTCACAACATGTTTGTTCAGAGAAATATTTGGGTTCAGTTATTGATTGCCAAAGACATGATTTTAAATCCCTTACTACTACCCTGTCCTCCAAATATCAAAGTTCTCCTACACTTTTTAACTAAATTACAGAAAGCAAAACATAAAGTTACTGATTGTTATCTCACTATATTGATTTAAGAATAAGAAATACACAAAACCCTTAACCCTTTTAGCTTTATTCCTCACACAATATTCAAGTTatctatttgtcttttttttatgttcattttttaacactttaGTTTTTTTGCGATTGCTTATTTATtatacaaatatttcacaaagaaCTCACTTGTCTTAACAAGCAGTGATAACCACCTCGGCTGAAAAGAGAAAGAGCGCCACAAACAGAAACTCTAATAAGATGCCATGTGTGGCGTCTTGTCTCTGTGGGTTTTAGTCTTCTGTGTTTAAAGCTTCACAGATTTCAGCGTAGGATCCACTATTATACAGACCAAATCCaggacagagaggctgagtgaatGTGGTCTGGACTCTGTAGAGGAGAGTCATGGTGGAGTCAGAGGCGCTGTAGAAACACAGAGTGCCTGCCCCATGATCCAGATACACTCCTACTCTGGAGGAATGAGGAGCTGAGATGGgagtgatgatgtttttatgtctgaATTCATAACCGTTGCAAAAACACTCCAAGGCCCAAGACTTGTCATTGTGTCCAAATATACTGTCTCTTCCTGTTCTGCTAATAGTCTTGTATGCAACTGCTACAAAAATGCCACTCCCTTTCCACTTCACCTCCCAGTAACAACGCCCAGTCAGGCTTTCTCTACACAAAACCTGAGGCCAGTCAGAGAAACTGTCTGGGTGACACCAATAGCTGTAATTGTTTTTAGAATATGTTGCCTTTAGGCCACGTCTAATATCCACCTTGTTCGCgtctgctgtgttttcattcagtCTGATTTGACATGAATATTTGAGGAATTCAGCTCTGGTCTTGGGCTCTGCCTGTGCCAGTAAAACATCTTCAGACCCTGTCAGTGATATCTTGGTCCACTCCTCACTAAGAATGTCCTGTAGTTTATCTCTGACCCCTGACACAGCTGCAGTCATATCCTCAGTGTACCTCAGAGGACGGATCTTGACTCCGGATGAATCTGTAGCTTCACTAAGTCGTGACAGCAAAATGTAATTGTGCAAAAACTGGATGTGGTCCTCTGCGTGTGAGAGCTGCCCCAGTTCAGCGTCTTTCCTCTTCAGATCAGCGATCTCCTGCTCCAATTTCTCCTGAAGCTCGTTGGCGAGAGTCACCCCGGATTTCTGACGAGATCTGATCTGCTGCTTCGCGTCTGTGAAGACCTTCTCGCTGTCCTCCACAGCTTTATCAGCAGAGCGATTGATAGCCTCCACCTCCTGCTGAAGCACCTTcacatctttctctctgttctgGATTCTCTGCCTGCTGAAGCACCTTcacatctttctctctgttctgGATTCTCTGCTGGATCTTTTGTCGAGTCGCTCCGAGCTCTTTCTGCTTCTCAGTcatttctgctgcagctgagacTGTGTCATGGCCTTTATGTTCATCCATGGAGCACAGATAACAGATACACTGCTGATCAGTGCGGCAGAAAATCTTCATCACCTCATTGTGACGAGTACAGACGTTCTCCTGAAGCTTCTTGGAGGGGTCCACCAGCTTGTGTTTTTCAAAGGCAGGGGATTCATGGTGAGGCTGGAGGTGCTGCTCACAGTACGAGACCAGACACTGCAGACAGGACTTGACAGCTTTCAGCTTCCTCCCAGTGCAGACATCACAGGCCACATCTTCAGGTTCAGCGTAGCAGTGATCAGCAGGAGCAGCTTGGAGTCCTGTCTTCTTCAGTTCCTCCACTAAATCTGCTAACACTGTGTTTCTCCCCAGAGCAGGCCTCGGTCCAAAGGTCTGTCTGCACTGAGGGCAGCTGTGGATTTCTTTCTGATCCTCTTCATCCCAGTAGTTTTTAATACAGCTCATACAGTAGCTGTGTCCACAGGGAATAGTCACCGGATCGCTCATACAGTAGCTGTGTCCACAGGGAATAGTCACCGGATCCTTCAGTAGATCCAGACAGATCGAACAggagagtttttcctgatcCAGCTGAATTCCTCGCTGTGCCATTTCACCTCGAAGAGACAGTGAGAGTGAAAAACTCTTGCAGGTCACAGCAAGCTGGTTACACCCATCTGTACACTGGCAGATCTCTGGTGGGTGGAGGAGGTAGGAGATGTGTACTGACAGGACCGGCTGTGTTTGGGAGCaggaagaagagggagggacgatttgaattttatttattccaGGAAGAGGAGGCACCTTGTTATTTTGATATATATGACATATTGATCTCGATGGCAGTCAGGAGCCATGTATCACCTTTGTTCCACTGGAGCGCATCCTAGAGGGCAAACCATAGCCTTTTCTCCACTAGAAGGGCACCATACAGGGTCCTGCATCATATTTTCTCCAGTGGTGAGCACCCTTGAGGGCAATTCATCATATTTTCTCCAGCAGAAAAGCATCCTACAGGGCCCTACATCAACTTTGCTCCACTGGAGGGTCACCCTACAAAGCAAATCACTGCATTTTCTCCACTAGAAGGCCACCCCACAGCACAATTCATATTTTCTCTACTAATAGGCCATCCTACAGGGCCCTGCATCACCTTTACTCCGATCGAAGGGCACCCTAGGGGGCACTCAGGGTTGGAAATGAGCACCAGCTGGTAAAATAAACAAGTGGCTGAAATAATATAATTCAGAGTTTGTGTTGTGGTGCACTTAATGGACTTCTGTTGCTTTAATATGCATTATagtattttgttttactgtgtaaaCAATATATATCCGGTTGTACATCGACAAGTCACTCAAATGCTGTCCAGGAAGCCAAGAAAAAGTGCAAACACGTGCTTATAGAAAAATAAACTTGTATTAGTCTTATCACTGACACTGTGACCCTTCTTATGACTATTATTACAGATGTTCATACTGCATCCACACATTAGTACAGTCTGTATTACCAtactactcctcctcctccacctacAGGAGTTCCCACAGAAAGCAGACACAACGCACATCCCTTTGAAAAAggattgtgttttatttacagtGACTTTCATCAGAATTACAATACAAATGATTTATAGACTGAGTCTCCACAGAGGAGGTCAActggaggctgtgtgtgtgtctgaatgtgtgtgtctgtgtgtgacagcagaGTGTGGCAACTTTGGCAGAGGGGAAAGTCCTTGGATGTATCTgcagcctcctcttcctctttttctaaTCCTCCCCGTGGTTCTCCTGCTCAGTGactctctcctttctttcccGTAACCTGCATGGCgacaaaataaaagtgatgaGTCATAAAACAAACCTTTAAGTGAATGAATCAAGGTTGCTGTAACTGGTCCGTACCCTCTTGAAGTCGCTCATGTTGGTGGCCTGTACTGGAGTGCCTATGAATGTAAGGTAGTTGATTTTTGTCGTCTCCTCGTCTCCTTGGTTTGACTTGACGAACAACTGGTGAggaaaagagacacacacaccatcacaaaAACACGCTGAGCCGGATAAACCTGCGAGGTTTTGTAACCAGTAGATGGCACAGCTGGAATCATGTCAGTCCTGCACTGGGTTGGGTACCTGACGGGtaacaccatttccctcagtggaaacaaagctttaatttactttaatttcacagataagaaacaataaattgtgaagacaataaagcctccataaaaatagcattttaagtcttgtgtgtgatttatactggcttcatatgagcagaggaaatctctgctagctgctaggctaatttatacaatgtaaaatgtcataggcttgtgctaataacgttagcatgttgtatttgtttggaaaacgtgtttagcataagacagttgttttgtcagtgaaccttgtgagctgtaatggagctgaattttgtaacgttacctttgttaaatgttgctgttgtccctggcttcatatgagaacagaaaaagtctgctagctgctaggctaatttataaaatgtaaaatgccataggcttgtgctaataacgttagcatgttgtatttagggggaaaatgtgtccagataaagacaagtgtttgtctgtgaatgctgcaagttatagtgaagctgatttgtgtacttgtgtttgaaactgtctctattaagacatgtttaatgtgtgtttaatgtgtgttttgaatcaactaaactttacagcacttcacagaaacctccgtcaccgactagtgttttggaggtgtaactgcagagtgactcagacacaccaccgcacaagtataaatgctcacaacggcgtaggccacgtgcgtaggctacagtgtttcttttgcacatttttttaatgatgacgACTGGGTGCCTCTATGTCAGTGTATGATTAGCCTTATTAAAATGCATTAGGAAACACATATCAAAttcaatttgacattttgtctcgTGTTTCAGCAGTACTGTTGGTGTCACTCACCGTAACACTCTGTACATTCTGAAACTTGACGTAGCGCAGAGGAATCAAACCGTCGTCTTTGTAGTCCTCTTCTGACAGCTCCAAAACCTGAGTGgcttcactccgctcggcgtcGTCAAAACCCATCGACCGGGGGAGATTGATGAACACCTTCATCACCTTAGGGGCTTGGGCTGAAGGAAAagtgagaggagggaggaagcagtgggagacAAAGGGAAGGGAAGAATAAGATGTTAGTTATCAGGGAAAATTATTTTGATTGCAATACCTCCAGTTAATAGATTCagataaatttaattttattaagtGTAGCAGCATAAAAAAACCTCACCAAAGTCTGAGGACAGTAGCTTCATAGAGAAGAGCTTCACAGGCTGGTTGAAGGCCATAGTTATCAGCAACTAGACGAGATTAACAGACAGCAATATATCAGGAAAATGACCTTCAA
It encodes:
- the LOC126396019 gene encoding tripartite motif-containing protein 16-like is translated as MAQRGIQLDQEKLSCSICLDLLKDPVTIPCGHSYCMSDPVTIPCGHSYCMSCIKNYWDEEDQKEIHSCPQCRQTFGPRPALGRNTVLADLVEELKKTGLQAAPADHCYAEPEDVACDVCTGRKLKAVKSCLQCLVSYCEQHLQPHHESPAFEKHKLVDPSKKLQENVCTRHNEVMKIFCRTDQQCICYLCSMDEHKGHDTVSAAAEMTEKQKELGATRQKIQQRIQNREKDVKVLQQEVEAINRSADKAVEDSEKVFTDAKQQIRSRQKSGVTLANELQEKLEQEIADLKRKDAELGQLSHAEDHIQFLHNYILLSRLSEATDSSGVKIRPLRYTEDMTAAVSGVRDKLQDILSEEWTKISLTGSEDVLLAQAEPKTRAEFLKYSCQIRLNENTADANKVDIRRGLKATYSKNNYSYWCHPDSFSDWPQVLCRESLTGRCYWEVKWKGSGIFVAVAYKTISRTGRDSIFGHNDKSWALECFCNGYEFRHKNIITPISAPHSSRVGVYLDHGAGTLCFYSASDSTMTLLYRVQTTFTQPLCPGFGLYNSGSYAEICEALNTED